The following are from one region of the Oncorhynchus nerka isolate Pitt River linkage group LG8, Oner_Uvic_2.0, whole genome shotgun sequence genome:
- the LOC115133390 gene encoding purine nucleoside phosphorylase-like isoform X2: protein MFPDSSTGYSFEDCKATADWLLAQTSVRPVVGIVCGSGMGGLADMLKDQVAFNYKDIPNFPQSTVHGHAGRLVFGTLKGRPCVCMQGRFHLYEGYAIQKITLPMRIFSLLGVETVMLTNAAGGLNQDFKVGDIMIMKDHINMPGFAGSNPLAGANDDRFGVRFPCMSDAYNRELQQLAVDVGQELGYGDFLREGVYCVLGGPSFETIAECRMLHKLGADAVGMSTAHEVIAAHHCGMRVFALSLITNRAVMDYDSEEKANHEEVLETGQHRAIQLEKLISTMVTRMEYNNTNA, encoded by the exons ATGTTTCCAGACTCAAGCACCGG GTACAGCTTCGAGGACTGCAAGGCCACAGCAGACTGGCTGTTGGCCCAGACCTCTGTTCGCCCCGTGGTTGGCATCGTGTGTGGTTCAGGAATGGGAGGACTGGCTGACATGCTGAAAGACCAAGTGGCATTCAACTACAAGGACATCCCCAACTTCCCCCAGAGCACAg TGCATGGCCATGCTGGACGCTTGGTGTTTGGGACACTGAAGGGAAGGCCATGCGTGTGCATGCAGGGACGCTTCCACCTGTACGAGGGATACGCCATCCAGAAG ATCACCCTACCTATGCGTATCTTCAGCTTGCTGGGTGTAGAGACGGTCATGCTGACCAACGCTGCTGGCGGTCTCAACCAGGACTTCAAAGTGGGAGACATCATGATCATGAAAGACCACATCAACATGCCCGGCTTTGCTGGCAGCAACCCACTTGCTGGAGCAAACGACGACAG GTTCGGTGTGCGGTTCCCCTGTATGTCTGACGCGTACAACCGAGAGCTGCAGCAGCTGGCTGTGGATGTGGGACAGGAACTAGGCTACGGTGACTTCCTGCGCGAGGGCGTATACTGCGTCCTGGGCGGGCCCTCATTCGAGACCATCGCGGAGTGTCGCATGCTGCACAAACTGGGAGCTGACGCTGTCG gcatgAGCACGGCTCACGAGGTGATCGCGGCGCATCACTGTGGCATGCGTGTGTTCGCCCTATCCCTGATAACCAACAGGGCTGTGATGGACTACGACAGTGAGGAGAAGGCCAACCATGAGGAAGTCCTTGAGACAGGTCAGCACCGCGCTATCCAGCTGGAGAAACTCATCTCTACCATGGTCACCCGCATGGAATACAACAACACCAACGCCTAA
- the LOC115133390 gene encoding purine nucleoside phosphorylase-like isoform X1: protein MSISLISVSFRYSFEDCKATADWLLAQTSVRPVVGIVCGSGMGGLADMLKDQVAFNYKDIPNFPQSTVHGHAGRLVFGTLKGRPCVCMQGRFHLYEGYAIQKITLPMRIFSLLGVETVMLTNAAGGLNQDFKVGDIMIMKDHINMPGFAGSNPLAGANDDRFGVRFPCMSDAYNRELQQLAVDVGQELGYGDFLREGVYCVLGGPSFETIAECRMLHKLGADAVGMSTAHEVIAAHHCGMRVFALSLITNRAVMDYDSEEKANHEEVLETGQHRAIQLEKLISTMVTRMEYNNTNA, encoded by the exons ATGTCTATCTCTCTTATTTCTGTGAGTTTCAGGTACAGCTTCGAGGACTGCAAGGCCACAGCAGACTGGCTGTTGGCCCAGACCTCTGTTCGCCCCGTGGTTGGCATCGTGTGTGGTTCAGGAATGGGAGGACTGGCTGACATGCTGAAAGACCAAGTGGCATTCAACTACAAGGACATCCCCAACTTCCCCCAGAGCACAg TGCATGGCCATGCTGGACGCTTGGTGTTTGGGACACTGAAGGGAAGGCCATGCGTGTGCATGCAGGGACGCTTCCACCTGTACGAGGGATACGCCATCCAGAAG ATCACCCTACCTATGCGTATCTTCAGCTTGCTGGGTGTAGAGACGGTCATGCTGACCAACGCTGCTGGCGGTCTCAACCAGGACTTCAAAGTGGGAGACATCATGATCATGAAAGACCACATCAACATGCCCGGCTTTGCTGGCAGCAACCCACTTGCTGGAGCAAACGACGACAG GTTCGGTGTGCGGTTCCCCTGTATGTCTGACGCGTACAACCGAGAGCTGCAGCAGCTGGCTGTGGATGTGGGACAGGAACTAGGCTACGGTGACTTCCTGCGCGAGGGCGTATACTGCGTCCTGGGCGGGCCCTCATTCGAGACCATCGCGGAGTGTCGCATGCTGCACAAACTGGGAGCTGACGCTGTCG gcatgAGCACGGCTCACGAGGTGATCGCGGCGCATCACTGTGGCATGCGTGTGTTCGCCCTATCCCTGATAACCAACAGGGCTGTGATGGACTACGACAGTGAGGAGAAGGCCAACCATGAGGAAGTCCTTGAGACAGGTCAGCACCGCGCTATCCAGCTGGAGAAACTCATCTCTACCATGGTCACCCGCATGGAATACAACAACACCAACGCCTAA